Genomic window (Leptotrichia sp. OH3620_COT-345):
AAACAGAAGAAAATATCAGTCTGTAAATATAAGGTGATAAAAATGAAATATATTAATATTATAGAGTCATTTTATCCTTCTTTAAGTAAACAGGAAAAGAATTTTTCCGTAAAATGCAGAGAGAATAACAATTCACTTAAAAATTATACAAAATAAATAGAGCAGACTTGAAATCGGACTAATTTATTTAATGGACCAAATCCGTTAAATAATATTTTAGTCCGATTTTAAATAGGTTTTAGCATTTGAGTCAATGTTAAAAGAAAAGTTTTTTCAAGTCTGATTTATAATATAATTCTGAAAAATAAAATTTAGTATAACTAATTGTTACGTGATATTAATTTTATAATAAATTTTTTAATTAATAAAAATAAAACAGGAGTTATATAATATGAGAGATAAAAGGAAATATCATATAGTACAAGTCAGGAATGTTGTTGAATTTTTATTGACAACTTTTTTTTTGAAGTTATACTTATTATGAAAAGAATTGATTTGTTTTTTATTAAAGATATTTATATATACGGGGGAATTTATGGAAATAAATATTGATTATGAAAGCAGTCATCCTATTTATATTCAGATAGTAAATGAAATAAAAGCAAGAATAAAAGAAGGAGAAATAAAGCAGGGAGATAAGCTTAAATCGGAAATATATTATTCAAAAAAATATTATATAAGTAGAAATACTGTAAGAAAAGCTTTGGAAATACTTGAAAAAGAAGGAATTATAAAAAAGGTTAAAGGAAAAGGGAGTTTTATCCGGTCGCCTAAAATTTATCAGAATAGATCCAAATTTAGTAAATTTCATGATGATATGAGAATTCTCGGACTTACTCCCAATTCAAAAATATTAAGTGCAAAAAAAGAAATTCCAAATATAAACATAAAAGAGAAAATGAGACTGAAAAATGAGGAATATGTATACAGTATGACATGGATAAGATACGGAAGCGAAGAACCCTTAATATATGAAACAATACATTTAAATTATAAATTTGTAAACGGAATTGAAAAGTTTATTTTTGGCAGTATAAAACTGTATGATATTCTCGAAAAAAAATTCGGTATAAAACCTGAAAATGGAAAAGAATGGTTTTATCCGTGTAAACTGTCAGAGACTGAAATGAAATATCTGCAAACAAAAACGGGA
Coding sequences:
- a CDS encoding GntR family transcriptional regulator, which produces MEINIDYESSHPIYIQIVNEIKARIKEGEIKQGDKLKSEIYYSKKYYISRNTVRKALEILEKEGIIKKVKGKGSFIRSPKIYQNRSKFSKFHDDMRILGLTPNSKILSAKKEIPNINIKEKMRLKNEEYVYSMTWIRYGSEEPLIYETIHLNYKFVNGIEKFIFGSIKLYDILEKKFGIKPENGKEWFYPCKLSETEMKYLQTKTGDVGMHVERIMFYGKEVLEYTESIVRGDRFIYTIDFYNEE